CGGTCGGCGCGGGTCAGGGCCAGCCCGGCGCGGATGCGGGGGAGCAGGCGCGACACCAGGGCATCGCAATAGGCCGCCTCGGCCTCCGGCGGCACGGCGGGCAAATGCGAGCGCAAGGCCCGATCGCGGCCGAAGGCGTGACATTGACCGATGACCCAGATCGCATCGGTCATCGCCTCGTCATCGCTTTCGCCACAGCCGATCTCGCCGGCCAGAACGGCGGCGACCGAGCGGAAATGGCGGTCCATCATCACCACCGGCGCGACCTCGGCGACGCCGCTGGCCCGCAGCCCCTCCCAAACGAACAAGCGGTGGATGCGATCGCGTTCCTCGCTGGCGATCAGGTTTTCGGACAGCATACCGCGGACCAACGCTTCAAGGGGATCGGCGGTCTGGCGCCAACTGGTCAAGGGATCGCCACGCAGATCGAGCAGCCGCCCCATCGCCCGGCGAATGACCGCGGCATAGAGCTTGGCCTTGCCGCCGAAGTGATAATTGACCGCCGCCTGATTGACCCCGGCGCGGTGGATGATCAGGGCGATGGTGGCGCCGTGAAAGCCGCGTTCGGCGAATTCGATGGCCGCCGCCTCGAGAATGCGATCCTTGGTCTCCATGCCCGGCGCCTCCTATCCCATGGTCCAGGCGATCACCTTAGCATTTCAAACGATCGTTTAAAATCAGACCGCGTATCGCTTTGCATGGTCCGGGGTGCCCGATGACCGTCATCGGGTCCGTTCCCGGCGACGGGAGCGGTTTTCTTGCACCCACAGGAGAAGGATCATGAGCATCGACACGAGCTATTCCAGCACGTCGATGACCGATTACGCCCTGATCCGCGCCCAGCTTTTCCAAAAGACCGACACCGATTCAAGCGGTGGCGTTTCGTTGGAGGAACTGACCGCAAAGGGGCAAACTTTGCCGACCGGCAAGAATAGCCAGTCGACCGAGGACCTGTTCAAACAGGTTGATACGGATAGCAGCGGCGAAATCTCGCTCGAAGAGCTGGAAAATTTCGCCTCGGCCTCCCTCGCCAGCCAGACCTCCGGCAGCCTTCTTCAAGCCCAGGAGGAAACCGCGACCACCCCGGCGACGCTGAAAGAGCTGTTCAACACGCTCGACAGCGATGACGACAACACGATCAGTCTCGAAGAATTCGAGGCCGGGGCCTCCACGGCCCAGGCGACGGCCACCCAGGCGTCCGCCGCTGGCGGCGGTGGCGGTGGTGGCGGTGGTGGTGGTGGCGGCGTTTCCGCCGCCTCGTCGAGCGACGAAGAAGAGGAGACCTACGATAGTCTCGACACCAACAAAGATGGTGTCGTCAGCGCTTCGGAACGCGCCGCGGCCGCCCCGCCGCCGCGCCCGGTAGAAACCGGATCAGGCGCCGATAACGCCTCCGACGAGAACGCGTCGGCGGACCAAAACGCCTCTTCGACTACCGCCCAGGCGGCAACCACCGCCCAGAGCGCGGCCGATGACGCGGTGGCGACCGAAAAAGCCACCAAGATCACCGAGTTATTGCGTCGGACCTTGACGGCTTACGGAAACACTACGTCGAATGGCGCGGTGACCGGCAGCGCCGGCATCTTCGCCTGATCCAAAGACGGCGGGCTCCGGTCTCCCCGGGGCCCGCCTGCCTTGGCAAAGCGCTTAGAGCGGCGCCGTCGCCGCGATCAGCCAGTCCAGAACCGGCCGATCGTCTGGGGTATCAAGCAGCGGCGCATGGGTCTCGCGGACGCGGGCGTGATAGGCGTCGACCCAGGCCCGCTCATAGATATCAAGCAAAGCGGCATCGATCAGCGTCCGATCAAGCGGCACCACCGTCAAGGTTTCAAATTCCAGGAAGACCCGGTCGGCGGCCTCGGGCGCGGGATCGACCGGGCGCACGGCGACCAGGGTTTCGATGCGGATGCCGAACTCGCCCTCGCGGTAATAGCCGGGCTCGTTGGACAGGATCATCCCCGGAACCAGCGGCACGGCATTGGCGGCCTTGCTGATGCGCGCCGGGCCTTCGTGAACCCCGAGGAAACTGCCCACTCCGTGACCGGTGCCATGGTCGTAATCCATCCCTTCGGCCCACAGCGGCTGACGGGCGAGGGCATCGAGCTGGTGGCCGGTCGTTCCCTGGGGGAAGCGGGCGCGGCCGAGCGCCAGATGCCCCTTGAGCACCAGGGTGAAACACCGCCGCATCGCCGGGGTGGGGGTGCCGATGGCCACGGTGCGGGTGATATCGGTGGTGCCATCAAGATACTGCCCGCCGCTATCGACCAGATAAAGGCTGCCGGGAACCAGCCTCCGGTCGCTTTCGGGCGAGGCATGGTAGTGGCAGAAGGCGGCGTTGGGACCGGCGGCCGAGATCGTGCCGAAGGACAGACCGCGCAGCAGCGGATCGACGGCGCGCAAGCGCCCCAGCTTCTCGGCCACCGCCAGCTCGCTCAAAGTCCCCTTGGGCGCTTCCTGGGACAGCCAGTGCAGGAAACGCACCATCGCCAGACCATCGCGGCGATGGGCGGCGCGGCTACCTTCCAATTCCACGGCGTTCTTGATCGCCTTGGGCAACACGCAGGGGTCGGCGGCGCGGACGATGGCCGCGCCGGCCTCCTCCAGACGATCAACGATCCAAGAGGGGGTGGCCGTCCAGTCCACCCGCACCTTGGCATGGCGCCGGCCGAGCGCGCTCAAGGCCGGGGCCAGGGCGCTGGGCGGCGAAAGCCGCACGCGATTGCCCAGATGGGCCGCGAGACCGGCGCTGACTTTCAGGGGATCGACGAAAATCTCGGCCGATCCATCGCCGTGAAGCAGGGCATAAGACAGCGGCAAGGGGGTGAAGGCCACATCGCCGCCGCGAATATTGAAAAGCCAGGCGATGCTGTCGGGGGCCGACAGCACCACCGCGTCTTGCCCGTCCTTGGTCAGCGCCTCGGCGATGTCCTCGCGCTTTTCCGCCCCGCCGCGCCCCGAATAGCCTTCGGGATGGGGAACCACCGGCGACAGCGGAGTCGGCGGCTGATCGCTCCACGCCGCATCGAGCAGGTTGGTCTCCAGCGCCACCAGATGGGCGCCGGCCCGCTTGCAGGCCTCGCGCAGCCGGTCGCGTTCGGCCGGGGAATGCAGCCAGGGGTCATAGCCCAGACGAGCCCCCGTCGGCAGCGCCGTTTCCAGCCAGCGCGCCGGCGGCTCGTCGATCAGGTGATGAAAAGAAAAGGCTCCGGCATCGACCTCGCCGCGCACCTGCAGGGTATAGCGCCCGTCAACGAAGATCGCCGCCCGCTCGGCCAGCACCACCGCTGTTCCGGCCGACCCGGAAAAGCCGGTCAGCCACGCCAATCGTTCGGCGCGCAGGGGAATGAACTCGTTCTGGTATTCGTCGGCATGGGGAACGATCAGCCCGTCAAGGTTTTCTTCGGCCATGCGCCGACGCACGGCGACAAGGCGCTCGGGCAGCGGAACGCGCGAATGGGCGAAGGCCTTGGCGGCGCGGGCGCGCAGATCGACCAGCGCCCCGCGCAAGGGGGCATTGACCGGGGCGCCGATCAGATCAAGCCAGCCCTCGCCGCCCGCCGCCGGAGCGGCCGCCGCGCCGGCGACCAGGGTGGCGAGATCCCCAGGCGACAGGGCGCCGCCGATTCCTTCGAGATCGCGGGTGATCGAATCGATATCGAGCCCGTCGAAACTGTCATTCATCAAGCCTATTCCTTATCCCACCGGGCCTTATCCCACCGGGTCCTTGGCAAGCCCGCCTTCGACATGGCGCGACGGACCGGCCGCCGCAAGCCGACCCCGGCGTTAGCGGCCGAGGATCAGGGTCGTCCACGGCCGGAAGGCGATGCGGTGAACCAGCCGCAAGCCCTGACTACGATAGGCCGACAGCACCTGGGCCTCCTGCCAGTCAAGCAATCCCGCCAGCACCACCTTGCCCTTGGGGGCCAGCAGACCGGCCAGCGGCCGGGCGAGGCCGCAAAGCGGGCGGGCCAGGATATTGGCCAGGATCAGATCGTAAGGCCCGCCCTCGATCACCGTGCGACCGCGCGCGCCATTGCCGTGCTCGGCCCGGATAAAAGCCGCGAGACCATTGAGATGGGCATTGAAGCGGGCGACGCGGACGCTTTCGACATCGATATCGACGGCGCGCACCGGGCGGGCGAAGGCCCGCGCCGCCGCCAGCGACAGAATTCCCGATCCGCAGCCCATATCCAGGATATTGCGGTAGCGATGGCGCTTGGCCAGCAGGTTGATCGCCGTCAGACAGCCGCGCGTGCTGTCATGATCGCCCGACCCGAAGGCGGTGGCGGCATCGACGGTCAGCGGCCAGCGGCCGGCGGGCAGTTTGGCCTTGTGGTGGGATCCGTGAACGAAGAAGCGCCCGACGGAAATCGGCGGGAAGGTGATCAGGTTCTCGCGCAGCCAGTCGCGCCCTTCCAGGCGGATCACCTCGAACGACGGCTCCTCGATCCCGGCGACGGTGGACACCAGGGCCAGGGTGGCGGCAAGAAAGGCCGGATCGGGCTTATCCTCGCACAGCGCCTGGATCTTCCAGATGTGATGGGCCTCATCGACCTCGAAACACAGCAAGGCGACGCTGATCTCGTCGAGAGCGCCTTCCAGCGGGGCGACGACGACCTCGGGAACGGTGATTTCCACCTGCCAGAAGGAAGGCGGCGCGCCGGGGGTGCTGGGCATGACGGGGGCTCCTGAACAAGGGCGAGGGACGATGGGAACAAGCCGCGAAGACTTCGGAGGATGGTTTAGGGCTTGCGACCCCGCTCTGTCGAGCCCGCAGACGGGCGGCGAGGGCGCGCGCGGGCGACGCCTCCGCCGGCTATGCGGCGCGGGCAGCTCTGCAATGCGAAAGGTTCGCGGGTCGTACCAAAAGACCAGACCTATAGTCCGGCCGTGATTGGCAGATCCCTGGCCTGATCTTTCCAAGGGGCCAGCGCGAGAGATCTCGCATCACTCCCAAACGTCTCGCATGCGGATCGGCCCCCCCTTTCCCACCCGAACGGGGAC
The DNA window shown above is from Rhodospirillum rubrum ATCC 11170 and carries:
- a CDS encoding TetR/AcrR family transcriptional regulator, coding for METKDRILEAAAIEFAERGFHGATIALIIHRAGVNQAAVNYHFGGKAKLYAAVIRRAMGRLLDLRGDPLTSWRQTADPLEALVRGMLSENLIASEERDRIHRLFVWEGLRASGVAEVAPVVMMDRHFRSVAAVLAGEIGCGESDDEAMTDAIWVIGQCHAFGRDRALRSHLPAVPPEAEAAYCDALVSRLLPRIRAGLALTRADRAAGRKVPGAAA
- a CDS encoding EF-hand domain-containing protein, whose protein sequence is MSIDTSYSSTSMTDYALIRAQLFQKTDTDSSGGVSLEELTAKGQTLPTGKNSQSTEDLFKQVDTDSSGEISLEELENFASASLASQTSGSLLQAQEETATTPATLKELFNTLDSDDDNTISLEEFEAGASTAQATATQASAAGGGGGGGGGGGGGVSAASSSDEEEETYDSLDTNKDGVVSASERAAAAPPPRPVETGSGADNASDENASADQNASSTTAQAATTAQSAADDAVATEKATKITELLRRTLTAYGNTTSNGAVTGSAGIFA
- a CDS encoding aminopeptidase P family protein, whose translation is MNDSFDGLDIDSITRDLEGIGGALSPGDLATLVAGAAAAPAAGGEGWLDLIGAPVNAPLRGALVDLRARAAKAFAHSRVPLPERLVAVRRRMAEENLDGLIVPHADEYQNEFIPLRAERLAWLTGFSGSAGTAVVLAERAAIFVDGRYTLQVRGEVDAGAFSFHHLIDEPPARWLETALPTGARLGYDPWLHSPAERDRLREACKRAGAHLVALETNLLDAAWSDQPPTPLSPVVPHPEGYSGRGGAEKREDIAEALTKDGQDAVVLSAPDSIAWLFNIRGGDVAFTPLPLSYALLHGDGSAEIFVDPLKVSAGLAAHLGNRVRLSPPSALAPALSALGRRHAKVRVDWTATPSWIVDRLEEAGAAIVRAADPCVLPKAIKNAVELEGSRAAHRRDGLAMVRFLHWLSQEAPKGTLSELAVAEKLGRLRAVDPLLRGLSFGTISAAGPNAAFCHYHASPESDRRLVPGSLYLVDSGGQYLDGTTDITRTVAIGTPTPAMRRCFTLVLKGHLALGRARFPQGTTGHQLDALARQPLWAEGMDYDHGTGHGVGSFLGVHEGPARISKAANAVPLVPGMILSNEPGYYREGEFGIRIETLVAVRPVDPAPEAADRVFLEFETLTVVPLDRTLIDAALLDIYERAWVDAYHARVRETHAPLLDTPDDRPVLDWLIAATAPL
- a CDS encoding 50S ribosomal protein L11 methyltransferase: MPSTPGAPPSFWQVEITVPEVVVAPLEGALDEISVALLCFEVDEAHHIWKIQALCEDKPDPAFLAATLALVSTVAGIEEPSFEVIRLEGRDWLRENLITFPPISVGRFFVHGSHHKAKLPAGRWPLTVDAATAFGSGDHDSTRGCLTAINLLAKRHRYRNILDMGCGSGILSLAAARAFARPVRAVDIDVESVRVARFNAHLNGLAAFIRAEHGNGARGRTVIEGGPYDLILANILARPLCGLARPLAGLLAPKGKVVLAGLLDWQEAQVLSAYRSQGLRLVHRIAFRPWTTLILGR